The Hydrogenophaga crocea genome contains a region encoding:
- the lipB gene encoding lipoyl(octanoyl) transferase LipB, with amino-acid sequence MQLRWLGRVDYRPTYEAMQAFTAARGPDTPDELWVCEHPPVFTQGLAGREDHLLAPGDIEVVATNRGGQVTYHGPGQVVAYPLIDLQRAGYYVKEYVYRIEDAVIRTLDRFGVTGHRVAGAPGIYVRLEDPGSHARLPQAPARREPGSPAPEPDFKGLGKIAALGIKVSRHCTYHGVALNVAMDLQPFRRINPCGYVGLETVDLSTIGVPVAWDEAARVLSEQLIARLTP; translated from the coding sequence ATGCAGCTGCGCTGGCTCGGCCGGGTCGACTACCGGCCCACCTACGAGGCGATGCAGGCCTTCACCGCCGCGCGCGGCCCCGACACCCCCGACGAGCTCTGGGTTTGCGAGCACCCGCCGGTCTTCACGCAAGGCCTCGCGGGCCGCGAAGACCACCTGCTCGCGCCGGGCGACATCGAGGTGGTGGCCACCAACCGCGGCGGCCAGGTCACCTACCACGGCCCCGGGCAGGTGGTGGCCTATCCGCTGATCGATCTGCAGCGCGCGGGCTACTACGTGAAGGAGTACGTCTACCGCATCGAAGACGCGGTGATCCGCACGCTCGACCGCTTCGGCGTCACGGGCCACCGGGTGGCGGGCGCGCCGGGCATCTATGTGCGCCTCGAGGACCCGGGCAGCCATGCCCGTCTGCCCCAGGCCCCCGCGCGGCGCGAGCCCGGCAGCCCCGCGCCCGAGCCCGATTTCAAGGGCCTGGGCAAGATCGCCGCGCTCGGCATCAAGGTGAGCCGCCACTGCACCTACCACGGCGTGGCGCTCAACGTGGCCATGGACCTGCAACCCTTCCGCCGCATCAACCCCTGCGGCTACGTGGGCCTCGAAACGGTCGACCTTTCTACAATCGGCGTCCCTGTTGCCTGGGACGAAGCGGCCCGCGTGCTGAGCGAACAGCTCATCGCCCGCCTCACGCCCTGA